The following proteins are co-located in the Polymorphospora rubra genome:
- a CDS encoding glycoside hydrolase family 15 protein yields the protein MSDGFPPIDSYAFLSDTHTAALVAPDGAVEWFCVPRFDGDAVFARLLDRRVGGAFALRVDGDGSPARRYLPDTLVLQTRYAPAGGTAVGHDFLAVAAGDPAHPIRAGQVLVRRITVDSGTVRLRVRLDVRADHGAHPTGWDRPDGPDGHWRAQGTPLLLRTDLPLAADGTALHADLELTAGDTVTLLLGYDADPPAPPAATGLLADTTATWRNWSARGDYTGYGADLVRHSALVLRGLSFDRTGALLAAPTTSLPEEIGGVRNWDYRYTWHRDAALLLLALFRLGHHEEGGRYLRFLIDVCQAPAGTLHPLVGIGGETASDHERILTHLAGYAGSRPVRTGNGAAEQVQFDTYGHVLDAALAFHELTGELAADQWGSLRRHVETIARRWREPDHGVWEIRAPRQHYVNSKVMSWVCLDRGIRLAGLLGDATAPVEAWRREAAELHTEVLDRGYDSDVGAFVLAYGSTELDASLLRVPLVGFLPGDDPRMVSTIDRIQERLAIGPGLVRRYTADDGLPGEEGAFLLCCFELVSALVLARRHDAAREIFERLVGHAGPLGLYAEQLAADGTALGNYPQAFTHLALIEAALNLDGARDRDALHAWAERGGRER from the coding sequence GTGAGCGACGGATTCCCGCCCATCGACTCGTACGCCTTCCTTTCCGACACCCACACCGCGGCCCTGGTCGCGCCGGACGGCGCCGTCGAGTGGTTCTGCGTGCCCCGGTTCGACGGCGACGCCGTCTTCGCCCGGCTGCTGGACCGCCGGGTCGGCGGCGCATTCGCGCTGCGGGTCGACGGCGACGGCTCCCCCGCCCGCCGCTACCTGCCGGACACCCTCGTCCTGCAGACCCGGTACGCCCCGGCCGGCGGCACCGCCGTCGGCCACGACTTCCTCGCCGTCGCGGCCGGCGACCCGGCCCACCCGATCCGCGCCGGCCAGGTGCTGGTCCGCCGGATCACGGTGGACAGCGGTACGGTGCGGCTCCGGGTCCGCCTCGACGTACGGGCCGACCACGGCGCGCACCCGACCGGCTGGGACCGCCCCGACGGCCCCGACGGCCACTGGCGGGCGCAGGGCACGCCGCTGCTGCTGCGCACCGACCTGCCGCTGGCGGCCGACGGCACCGCGCTTCACGCCGACCTGGAACTGACCGCCGGTGACACGGTGACGCTGCTGCTCGGCTACGACGCCGACCCGCCGGCCCCGCCGGCCGCCACCGGTCTGCTGGCCGACACCACCGCCACCTGGCGGAACTGGTCGGCCCGCGGCGACTACACCGGCTACGGCGCCGACCTGGTCCGGCACAGCGCCCTGGTGCTGCGCGGGCTGTCGTTCGACCGGACCGGGGCGCTGCTGGCCGCGCCGACCACCTCGCTGCCGGAGGAGATCGGCGGGGTACGCAACTGGGACTACCGCTACACCTGGCACCGCGACGCCGCGCTGCTGCTGCTCGCCCTGTTCCGGCTCGGCCACCACGAGGAGGGTGGCCGCTACCTGCGTTTCCTGATCGACGTCTGCCAGGCGCCGGCCGGCACGCTGCACCCGCTGGTCGGCATCGGCGGCGAGACGGCCAGCGACCACGAACGGATCCTCACCCACCTCGCCGGGTACGCCGGATCCCGGCCGGTCCGCACCGGCAACGGCGCCGCCGAGCAGGTGCAGTTCGACACGTACGGCCACGTGCTGGACGCGGCGCTGGCCTTCCACGAGCTGACCGGCGAACTCGCCGCCGACCAGTGGGGTTCGCTGCGCCGGCACGTGGAGACGATCGCGCGACGGTGGCGGGAACCCGACCACGGCGTCTGGGAGATCCGGGCACCGCGCCAGCACTACGTCAACTCCAAGGTGATGTCCTGGGTCTGCCTGGACCGCGGCATCCGGCTGGCCGGGCTGCTCGGCGACGCGACCGCTCCCGTCGAGGCATGGCGGCGGGAGGCCGCCGAACTACACACCGAGGTCCTCGACCGCGGCTACGACTCCGACGTCGGCGCCTTCGTGCTGGCGTACGGCTCGACCGAACTGGACGCCTCACTGCTGCGCGTTCCGCTGGTCGGCTTCCTGCCCGGCGACGACCCGCGGATGGTGTCCACGATCGACCGGATCCAGGAGCGGCTGGCCATCGGGCCGGGGCTGGTCCGGCGCTACACCGCCGACGACGGACTGCCCGGCGAGGAGGGCGCGTTCCTGCTCTGCTGCTTCGAACTCGTCTCGGCGCTGGTGCTGGCCCGCCGCCACGACGCCGCCCGGGAGATCTTCGAACGGCTCGTCGGACACGCCGGTCCGCTCGGCCTGTACGCCGAACAGCTCGCCGCCGACGGCACCGCCCTGGGCAACTATCCGCAGGCGTTCACCCACCTGGCTCTCATCGAGGCGGCCCTGAACCTGGACGGCGCACGGGACCGGGACGCCCTGCACGCCTGGGCCGAACGCGGCGGCCGGGAACGGTGA